A single region of the Marinobacter nanhaiticus D15-8W genome encodes:
- the sthA gene encoding Si-specific NAD(P)(+) transhydrogenase, with product MAEHHYDVVVIGAGPSGEGAAMNATKHGKRVAIVEDKPTVGGNCTHWGTIPSKALRHSVKQIITFNTNVMFRDIGEPRWFSFPRVLQNAEKVMGKQVKLRTQFYARNRVDLFNGRAYFLDEHRIEVRGGKGEEILNAKSVVIATGSRPYLPPDVNFRHHRVYNSDSILKLSHTPRTLVIYGAGVIGCEYASIFAGLGVKVDLINPGSRLLTFLDDEISDALSYHLRNNGVLVRHNEQYESVEGDDHGVILTLQSGKKIRADAFLWCNGRTGNTDKLGLENIGLEPNTRGQLSVDEHYRTAIPHIYAAGDVIGWPSLASAAYDQGRSVSSDLIGDEHFRFVSDVPTGIYTIPEISSVGKTERELTEAKVPYEVGQAFFKDLARAQITGEAVGMLKILFHRESREILGIHCFGDQAAEIVHIGQAIMNQEGEANSLNYFINTTFNYPTMAEAYRVAALNGLNRIF from the coding sequence AAAGCATGGCAAGCGTGTCGCTATCGTTGAGGATAAACCCACCGTCGGCGGTAACTGCACCCACTGGGGAACCATCCCGTCCAAGGCGCTGCGTCACTCAGTCAAACAGATCATTACCTTCAACACCAACGTGATGTTCCGGGACATTGGCGAGCCGCGCTGGTTTTCTTTCCCGCGCGTCCTGCAGAATGCCGAGAAAGTCATGGGCAAGCAGGTCAAGCTGCGCACACAATTCTATGCCCGTAATCGGGTCGACCTGTTCAACGGCAGGGCCTATTTCCTCGACGAGCATCGTATTGAAGTGCGCGGTGGGAAAGGGGAGGAGATCCTCAATGCCAAATCGGTGGTCATCGCTACGGGGTCACGCCCTTACCTTCCGCCCGATGTGAACTTCCGCCACCATCGCGTCTACAACAGTGACTCCATTCTCAAGCTCTCCCACACGCCGCGCACCCTGGTAATCTACGGCGCAGGGGTAATTGGCTGCGAATATGCGTCGATCTTCGCGGGACTCGGAGTCAAGGTGGACCTGATCAATCCGGGCAGCCGCTTGCTGACCTTCCTCGACGATGAAATCTCCGATGCGTTGAGTTATCACCTGCGCAATAATGGCGTTCTGGTGCGGCACAACGAGCAATATGAATCGGTCGAGGGTGATGACCATGGCGTCATCCTGACGCTGCAGTCAGGCAAGAAAATTCGCGCAGATGCGTTCCTGTGGTGTAACGGTCGAACCGGCAACACCGACAAACTGGGTTTGGAGAATATCGGCCTGGAGCCCAATACCCGTGGTCAGCTGTCGGTGGACGAGCATTACCGTACCGCGATTCCGCATATTTATGCCGCCGGAGATGTGATTGGCTGGCCCAGCCTGGCGAGCGCGGCGTATGACCAGGGACGCTCGGTATCCTCCGACCTGATTGGGGACGAGCACTTCCGCTTCGTTTCGGACGTGCCCACCGGCATCTACACCATTCCTGAAATCAGTTCCGTGGGTAAGACCGAGCGGGAACTGACGGAGGCGAAGGTTCCGTATGAAGTCGGGCAGGCGTTCTTCAAGGATCTGGCACGCGCTCAGATCACTGGTGAAGCCGTGGGTATGCTGAAGATTCTGTTCCACCGCGAGAGTCGGGAGATCCTGGGTATCCACTGTTTCGGTGACCAAGCGGCAGAGATCGTACATATTGGTCAGGCAATCATGAATCAGGAAGGTGAGGCCAACTCCCTCAACTACTTTATCAATACCACTTTCAACTATCCGACCATGGCGGAAGCCTACCGGGTGGCTGCACTGAACGGTTTGAATCGTATCTTCTGA
- a CDS encoding glycerophosphodiester phosphodiesterase: MIIYGHRGAKGEAPENTLPGFKHAYKHGIRHFEMDILLSANGEPVVIHDTTTDRTTGVEGKVGELTTEALSQLDARHNTVPWHQPCSIPTLRQVLDTCPDFAHMQFEVKTDERQRMNVLCNRLAELIQKNHWYDRAALTSSNTWFLREVKRRDHNIRTGLVFDKRFPNPVKNAKRLGCDYLCLNARLCSTAVVEAAHKEGLHVSVWTVNRIQDMLDLEKMGIDSIITDFPTSTLMYFENRAANAISRLPRRVEKDPETLAGTT, encoded by the coding sequence ATGATTATCTACGGTCACCGCGGTGCAAAGGGAGAAGCGCCGGAAAACACACTCCCAGGCTTCAAACACGCTTACAAGCATGGTATCCGGCATTTCGAGATGGATATCCTGCTGTCTGCCAACGGCGAGCCGGTGGTTATCCACGATACGACGACAGACCGGACCACCGGCGTTGAAGGCAAGGTGGGCGAATTAACTACCGAAGCCCTGTCACAACTGGACGCCAGGCACAACACGGTGCCCTGGCACCAGCCCTGCAGCATCCCCACGCTGAGGCAGGTGCTCGATACCTGCCCCGACTTTGCTCACATGCAATTCGAGGTTAAAACCGACGAACGCCAGCGCATGAACGTGCTGTGCAATCGCCTGGCGGAGCTGATCCAGAAGAATCACTGGTACGACCGCGCCGCGCTGACATCGTCCAATACCTGGTTCCTGCGGGAGGTCAAACGGCGTGACCACAATATCCGTACCGGTCTGGTCTTCGACAAGCGCTTCCCCAACCCGGTCAAGAACGCCAAGCGCCTGGGTTGCGACTATCTCTGCCTGAACGCAAGGCTATGCTCTACGGCGGTGGTCGAGGCCGCACACAAAGAAGGCCTGCACGTCTCCGTCTGGACGGTTAACCGTATCCAGGACATGCTGGATCTGGAAAAAATGGGTATCGACAGCATCATTACAGACTTCCCCACCAGCACGCTGATGTACTTTGAGAATCGCGCCGCTAATGCTATTTCCCGGCTGCCCAGGCGCGTGGAGAAAGATCCGGAAACCCTGGCGGGGACCACTTGA
- a CDS encoding phospho-2-dehydro-3-deoxyheptonate aldolase, giving the protein MLAILYPDTPLDSDAYRDTLSFLENLPGVSVRIHEVQGAQQKLTELYLLGDTKSLNKEEIEALPAVERAIRISDEYRILGRHRDDRRQTGFSYNDVHFDQDNLNVFAGLCAVDTPEHVEIMMKSLADHGQTCTRMGAYKPRTNPYSFQGHGEACLPYVFELAGKYGIRVIAMEITHESHIEEIDTCLEQLGRPTGVMLQVGTRNTQNFELLKAIGRQKEYPVLLKRGFGITLNESLNAAEYLASEGNANVIFCLRGMKTEAGQPHRNMVDFAHVPAVKRLTRMPVCIDPSHSVGSRDSSPDGIPDVMHATAQGIVAGANMVLVDFHPRPEKALVDGPQALTMEELPAFLDDVALCHELWKKRRELYRR; this is encoded by the coding sequence ATGCTTGCCATCCTTTACCCTGACACGCCGTTGGATAGCGACGCCTATCGCGACACCCTCTCCTTCCTGGAAAACCTGCCGGGTGTCTCGGTAAGGATTCATGAGGTCCAGGGTGCGCAGCAAAAGCTGACGGAGCTCTATTTGCTCGGGGACACCAAATCCCTCAACAAGGAAGAAATCGAGGCCCTGCCAGCGGTCGAGCGCGCGATCCGGATTTCCGATGAATACCGCATTCTTGGACGCCACCGGGATGACCGACGTCAAACCGGCTTCAGCTATAACGATGTGCATTTCGACCAGGATAACCTGAACGTCTTTGCCGGTCTGTGCGCCGTCGACACGCCGGAACACGTTGAAATCATGATGAAGTCACTGGCCGACCATGGCCAGACCTGCACCCGCATGGGCGCCTATAAGCCGCGGACCAACCCCTACTCGTTCCAGGGCCACGGCGAGGCCTGCCTGCCCTACGTGTTTGAACTGGCCGGCAAGTACGGCATCCGGGTGATTGCCATGGAAATCACCCACGAGAGCCATATCGAGGAAATCGATACCTGCCTGGAACAACTCGGCCGACCGACTGGTGTCATGCTTCAGGTGGGTACCCGCAATACGCAGAATTTCGAGCTGCTCAAGGCCATCGGTCGTCAGAAAGAATATCCAGTGCTACTTAAGCGCGGCTTTGGCATTACCCTGAACGAGTCGCTCAACGCTGCGGAATACCTGGCGAGCGAGGGCAACGCCAATGTGATTTTCTGTTTGCGCGGAATGAAGACCGAAGCAGGACAGCCGCACCGCAACATGGTGGACTTCGCCCACGTACCGGCCGTAAAGCGTCTGACCCGCATGCCCGTATGCATTGACCCTTCCCATTCCGTGGGCAGCCGTGACAGCTCGCCGGATGGTATTCCGGATGTGATGCACGCTACGGCCCAAGGGATTGTCGCGGGCGCAAACATGGTCCTGGTGGATTTTCACCCCAGACCGGAGAAAGCACTGGTGGACGGCCCCCAGGCGCTGACCATGGAAGAGCTCCCAGCCTTTCTCGACGATGTAGCCCTATGCCATGAATTATGGAAGAAGCGGCGCGAGCTTTACCGTCGCTGA
- a CDS encoding TerB family tellurite resistance protein, protein MIEALKKLFSGDAEGVPEKNDPKQLAVAATALMVQLARVDQYEDDVEMSMIVDCAIRSQEITREEATAILADARAHAEDATSLYEFTEQLNARLDQAGKAEILESIWRVAFADGRIDKYEEHLVRRIADLLHLNHREYMECRHRAEKAMSS, encoded by the coding sequence ATGATCGAAGCCTTGAAGAAACTGTTCTCCGGTGACGCTGAAGGCGTACCGGAGAAAAATGATCCGAAACAACTGGCCGTTGCAGCAACCGCCCTGATGGTCCAGCTCGCACGGGTGGACCAGTACGAAGACGATGTGGAAATGAGCATGATCGTCGATTGCGCGATCCGCTCCCAGGAAATCACTCGGGAGGAAGCCACCGCGATCCTGGCGGACGCCCGCGCCCATGCCGAAGATGCAACGTCGCTCTATGAGTTCACCGAGCAGCTCAACGCCCGGCTCGACCAGGCGGGAAAGGCCGAAATTCTGGAAAGCATCTGGCGCGTGGCCTTCGCCGACGGCCGTATCGACAAGTATGAGGAACACCTGGTCCGGCGTATCGCCGACCTGCTGCACCTCAACCACCGCGAATATATGGAATGCCGACATCGGGCCGAGAAGGCGATGTCGTCCTGA
- the tal gene encoding transaldolase, with protein sequence MSKLDQLKAMTTVVADTGDLEAIKQWRPVDATTNPSLLLKAADLPAYRPMLDAAINYAQSQHGSEADQLGIATDYLGVLAGQQILELIPGVVSTEVDARLSFDTEGTVTKARRLVELYDSIGVPTNRVLIKIASTWEGIRAAEILEKEGIRCNLTLLFSFAQAAACAEAGAFLISPFVGRILDWNLKATGKTAYAPHEDPGVLSVTRIYNYFKGNGYDTVVMGASFRNAGEIEQLAGCDRLTISPALLETLQNDEGKLPRILSPETTGKVESRISLQENDFRWLMNEDAMATEKLAEGIRKFAADQIELEQRVRQLARAA encoded by the coding sequence ATGAGTAAACTCGATCAGCTCAAAGCCATGACCACGGTGGTCGCCGATACCGGTGACCTGGAAGCCATAAAACAGTGGCGTCCGGTCGATGCGACCACAAACCCGTCACTGCTGCTCAAAGCTGCCGATCTGCCTGCATACCGCCCAATGCTCGACGCCGCCATTAACTACGCGCAGAGCCAACACGGTTCAGAAGCTGATCAACTGGGCATCGCCACCGATTATCTTGGGGTGCTGGCTGGCCAACAGATCCTGGAACTGATCCCCGGTGTGGTGTCCACCGAAGTGGATGCGCGCCTGTCTTTCGATACCGAAGGCACTGTGACCAAGGCGCGGCGCCTGGTGGAGCTTTACGACAGTATCGGCGTACCCACCAACCGGGTGCTGATCAAAATCGCTTCCACTTGGGAAGGCATCCGCGCCGCCGAGATCCTCGAGAAAGAAGGCATACGCTGCAACCTGACCCTACTCTTCTCATTTGCCCAGGCCGCCGCCTGTGCAGAAGCAGGCGCCTTCCTGATCTCGCCGTTCGTCGGGCGTATACTGGACTGGAACCTGAAAGCTACCGGAAAGACAGCCTACGCGCCTCACGAAGACCCCGGCGTACTCTCGGTTACCCGGATCTACAACTACTTCAAGGGCAACGGTTACGATACCGTCGTCATGGGCGCAAGCTTCCGCAACGCTGGTGAAATCGAGCAATTGGCCGGTTGCGATCGCCTCACTATCAGCCCGGCCCTGCTGGAAACCCTGCAGAATGACGAAGGCAAACTGCCCCGTATCCTGTCACCGGAAACAACAGGTAAGGTGGAATCACGTATCAGCCTGCAGGAAAACGACTTCCGCTGGTTGATGAACGAAGACGCCATGGCCACGGAGAAACTGGCCGAGGGTATCCGTAAATTCGCTGCCGACCAGATCGAACTGGAACAGAGGGTCCGGCAGTTAGCCCGAGCAGCCTGA
- the dusA gene encoding tRNA dihydrouridine(20/20a) synthase DusA: MTPTTTATTSSSLNRRFSVAPMMDWTTSAYRYFARLLSRRALLYTEMVTTGALIHGDTQRFLRHHEAEYPLALQLGGSNASELATCARLAEDNGFDEVNLNVGCPSDRVQNNMIGACLMEHPKTVAEGVAAMRAATELPVTVKHRIGINGRESFDQLCEFIETVAAAGCTTFIVHARIAVLEGLSPKENRDIPPLKYDWVYDLKRRYPHLEIIINGGIKTLGECRSHLEHVDGVMIGREAYQNPWMLAQVDAELYGETSIAQSRHDVLRAMLPYIQSELDRGVYLSHISRHVMGLFHGCKGGRQFRRHISENAHRPGSGVEVIEQAMAKVPEDHPETTPLLASA, encoded by the coding sequence ATGACTCCGACGACGACCGCTACAACCTCCAGTTCACTCAATCGGCGCTTCTCCGTGGCACCGATGATGGATTGGACCACCTCAGCGTACCGTTATTTCGCACGCCTGCTATCCCGGCGCGCCCTGCTATATACCGAGATGGTCACCACCGGAGCACTGATTCACGGCGATACCCAGCGTTTCCTGCGCCATCATGAAGCCGAGTACCCGCTGGCCCTGCAACTGGGCGGAAGCAACGCCTCCGAACTGGCTACCTGTGCGCGCCTGGCCGAGGACAACGGCTTCGACGAGGTCAACCTGAACGTCGGCTGCCCCAGCGACCGGGTACAGAACAACATGATCGGCGCCTGCCTGATGGAGCATCCGAAAACCGTTGCGGAAGGCGTCGCCGCCATGCGCGCGGCCACGGAACTACCGGTCACCGTCAAGCACCGTATCGGTATCAATGGCCGGGAATCCTTTGATCAGCTTTGCGAGTTCATCGAGACGGTCGCCGCAGCCGGATGCACCACGTTTATAGTCCACGCCCGGATTGCCGTCCTCGAAGGCCTCAGCCCGAAGGAAAACCGTGATATACCGCCGTTGAAGTACGATTGGGTCTACGACCTGAAGCGGCGCTATCCCCATCTGGAAATCATCATCAACGGCGGCATCAAGACTCTCGGAGAATGCCGTAGCCACCTTGAGCACGTAGACGGCGTGATGATCGGCCGCGAGGCTTACCAGAATCCCTGGATGCTCGCCCAAGTGGACGCCGAGCTCTATGGCGAGACCTCCATCGCGCAGAGCCGTCACGATGTCCTGCGCGCCATGCTGCCCTACATACAGTCAGAGCTAGACCGTGGCGTCTACCTGAGCCATATCAGCCGCCATGTTATGGGCCTGTTCCATGGCTGCAAGGGCGGACGCCAGTTCCGTCGCCATATCAGCGAGAACGCTCACCGCCCGGGATCTGGCGTCGAGGTCATCGAGCAGGCTATGGCGAAGGTGCCCGAAGACCACCCCGAAACAACCCCGCTCCTGGCGAGCGCATAA
- a CDS encoding AEC family transporter, which translates to MDVLIQALVPVFGLILLGQFLRRMQFPGDGFWPMAERFTYYVLFPPMLLYKLGSAQIPSSAYGDVALIVIGMGLTMTVLLAVLQVAMRWPGAVFSSVYQGAIRFNTFVGLAAAGLLMGDDGLSLFAVAVAINVPMLNLLCIVMFAIVVGQGPIRLGPTFKAIATNPLIIGSVSGAVWGYIGIGFHPIMARFLEPLSDMALPLGLLTVGAGLQLKGLRSASGPFLVATSLKLLAFPFIAAGLAWLVGVEGLLLQVAVLLAALPTASSAYILARQLGGDAPLMAGIISGQTLLAIVTMPLMLSLLG; encoded by the coding sequence GTGGATGTACTGATACAGGCCCTGGTGCCGGTTTTCGGCTTGATCCTGCTGGGTCAGTTCCTGCGCCGCATGCAGTTCCCTGGAGATGGCTTCTGGCCCATGGCCGAGCGCTTTACCTACTACGTGTTGTTCCCACCGATGCTGCTCTATAAGTTGGGCAGCGCCCAGATTCCTTCCTCGGCCTATGGCGATGTTGCGCTGATCGTCATCGGCATGGGGCTGACGATGACGGTGTTGCTCGCCGTCCTGCAAGTGGCGATGCGCTGGCCGGGTGCGGTATTCAGTTCCGTTTACCAGGGCGCGATACGCTTCAATACGTTTGTCGGCCTGGCGGCTGCTGGTTTGCTTATGGGTGACGATGGTCTCTCTCTGTTTGCCGTGGCCGTGGCGATCAACGTGCCGATGCTCAACCTGCTCTGTATCGTGATGTTTGCGATTGTCGTTGGGCAGGGCCCGATAAGGCTGGGGCCGACTTTCAAGGCCATTGCCACCAACCCGTTGATTATTGGTTCCGTGTCGGGCGCCGTGTGGGGTTATATCGGCATCGGCTTTCACCCGATCATGGCGCGCTTCCTGGAGCCTCTCTCAGATATGGCGTTGCCGCTGGGGCTGCTGACGGTTGGAGCCGGGCTGCAGCTCAAAGGATTACGTAGCGCATCGGGCCCATTCCTGGTAGCGACATCTCTGAAATTGCTGGCATTTCCGTTTATCGCAGCTGGCCTCGCATGGCTGGTAGGGGTGGAAGGGCTCTTGTTGCAGGTGGCTGTCCTACTCGCTGCGCTTCCGACCGCATCGTCAGCTTACATCCTGGCGCGCCAACTGGGTGGTGACGCGCCATTGATGGCGGGCATCATCAGCGGCCAGACTTTGCTGGCCATCGTCACGATGCCCTTAATGCTGAGCTTGCTCGGGTAG
- a CDS encoding zinc ABC transporter substrate-binding protein: MQNRFLPFIAAACLIAVAPLSAADEPLRIVTSIKPLSLLARAIAPEDTQITTLIPAGASPHTYQLRPSDRRALAEADLILWVGPSMETFMQRLLENPELAPRTQSLMPTEEAQIAHEHEHEHAHAEEVGHEEHPGHDHGDGHHHDGVDPHVWLDPALALLMTHTIGDRLAKLAPNQHDVIERRLKQLEHALHAQDEQLRPSLARLEGIDIFTYHDAFGRFAEHYGIHLAGALTPSPEQTPGARHINAIQQKLRGANHPCLLTEPQFNRDWWQSLTEDVGLTISTWDPLASEIPETPDGYVKFQQSLADAALTCLPEQAQH, translated from the coding sequence ATGCAAAACCGTTTTTTGCCGTTCATCGCGGCTGCCTGCCTGATTGCCGTCGCGCCCCTCTCTGCTGCAGATGAGCCATTGCGCATTGTCACGTCCATCAAACCGCTGTCCTTGCTGGCCCGGGCCATTGCACCGGAGGACACCCAAATCACGACGCTCATCCCCGCTGGCGCCAGTCCGCATACCTACCAGTTACGCCCCTCGGACCGCCGCGCCCTTGCCGAGGCCGACCTGATCCTCTGGGTTGGTCCATCCATGGAAACCTTCATGCAGCGACTGCTGGAAAACCCCGAACTGGCACCCCGCACCCAATCGCTGATGCCCACGGAAGAGGCTCAGATAGCTCATGAGCACGAACACGAACATGCCCACGCTGAAGAAGTTGGTCATGAGGAGCACCCAGGCCACGACCATGGCGACGGCCACCATCACGATGGCGTCGACCCTCACGTATGGCTGGATCCCGCGCTGGCCCTACTGATGACGCACACCATTGGTGACCGGCTGGCAAAGCTGGCACCCAACCAACATGACGTTATCGAACGCCGCCTGAAGCAGCTGGAGCATGCGTTGCACGCCCAGGATGAGCAACTGCGCCCGAGCCTGGCGCGACTGGAAGGCATCGACATCTTCACCTACCACGATGCCTTCGGCCGCTTTGCCGAACACTACGGCATACACCTCGCCGGCGCACTGACTCCCAGTCCGGAGCAGACGCCCGGCGCGAGGCACATCAATGCGATTCAGCAAAAGCTGCGCGGTGCGAATCACCCGTGCCTGCTGACCGAGCCGCAGTTCAACCGCGACTGGTGGCAAAGCCTCACAGAAGACGTCGGCCTGACTATTAGCACGTGGGACCCGCTGGCCTCGGAGATTCCGGAAACGCCCGACGGCTACGTGAAATTCCAACAGTCGCTGGCCGACGCCGCCCTGACCTGTCTACCCGAGCAAGCTCAGCATTAA
- the gltX gene encoding glutamate--tRNA ligase, with translation MTVRTRIAPSPTGDPHVGTAYVALFNLCFARQHGGQFILRIEDTDQARSTDESERDILNALRWLGLEWDEGPDVGGPYGPYRQSERKNDYRAYAEELVEKGHAFYCFRTPEELEQIREERKAHGLNPGIKGDLELPADEVKRRLEAGEAHVIRMKVPDEGVCVIDDMLRGKVEIDWQQVDCQILLKSDGMPTYHLANVVDDHLMGITHVLRGEEWINSAPKHQLLYKYFGWDMPVLCHLPLLRNPDKSKLSKRKNPTSINFYERMGFVPEAVLNYLGRMGWSMPDGREKFTLQEMIDNFDIQRVSLGGPVFDVEKLRWLNGLWLREDLDDQAFIERLQQWWFNRESLEALVPHIRGRAEVFSDVAPMVSFMFSGMLNLKPEDFSHNKLEEGDVKRVLQFALWTLEAERHWTKDNIFADVKGLAKAMGLKMGDFMFPIFVAIAGTPNSWSVMDSMALLGPDMTRSRLRHALQVLGGFSKKETKRVEKEYAALVAE, from the coding sequence ATGACCGTTCGTACCCGTATTGCGCCATCGCCTACCGGTGACCCTCACGTCGGCACCGCTTATGTCGCGCTTTTCAATCTGTGCTTTGCCCGACAGCACGGCGGCCAGTTTATTCTCCGTATCGAGGATACTGACCAGGCCCGCAGCACCGATGAATCGGAGCGGGATATCCTCAACGCGTTGCGCTGGCTGGGGCTGGAATGGGACGAGGGTCCGGACGTCGGCGGCCCCTACGGTCCCTATCGCCAGTCCGAACGCAAGAACGATTACCGGGCCTATGCCGAAGAGCTGGTGGAAAAAGGCCACGCCTTCTACTGCTTCCGCACGCCGGAAGAGCTTGAGCAGATCCGGGAAGAGCGCAAGGCCCACGGTCTGAATCCCGGCATCAAGGGCGACCTGGAATTGCCTGCGGATGAGGTGAAGCGTCGCCTCGAAGCCGGCGAGGCCCACGTTATCCGCATGAAAGTGCCGGACGAAGGCGTCTGCGTGATCGATGACATGCTGCGCGGTAAGGTCGAAATCGACTGGCAGCAGGTGGATTGCCAGATCCTGCTGAAATCGGATGGTATGCCCACCTATCACCTGGCCAATGTGGTGGACGATCACCTGATGGGCATTACCCACGTGCTTCGCGGTGAAGAGTGGATCAATTCCGCGCCCAAGCACCAGTTGCTCTACAAATACTTCGGCTGGGACATGCCGGTGCTGTGCCATCTGCCGCTGCTGCGCAATCCGGACAAGAGTAAGCTGTCCAAGCGCAAGAACCCCACCAGCATCAATTTCTATGAGCGTATGGGCTTTGTGCCCGAGGCAGTTCTCAACTACCTGGGACGGATGGGCTGGTCCATGCCGGACGGGCGGGAGAAGTTCACCCTGCAGGAAATGATCGATAACTTCGACATCCAGCGTGTTTCCCTCGGTGGTCCCGTATTCGACGTGGAGAAACTGCGCTGGCTGAATGGCCTGTGGTTGCGTGAAGATCTGGACGACCAGGCGTTTATCGAGCGCCTGCAGCAGTGGTGGTTCAACCGCGAGTCCCTGGAAGCGCTCGTGCCCCATATTCGCGGCAGGGCGGAAGTCTTCAGTGACGTAGCGCCGATGGTAAGCTTCATGTTTTCCGGCATGCTGAACCTCAAGCCTGAGGATTTCAGCCATAACAAACTGGAGGAGGGCGATGTGAAGCGCGTCCTGCAGTTTGCACTGTGGACGCTGGAAGCCGAGCGTCACTGGACCAAGGACAACATCTTCGCGGATGTGAAGGGGCTGGCAAAAGCCATGGGCTTGAAGATGGGTGATTTCATGTTCCCCATCTTTGTCGCGATCGCGGGAACACCCAACTCCTGGTCGGTGATGGACTCCATGGCGTTGCTGGGCCCGGACATGACCCGTTCGCGCCTGCGCCATGCGCTCCAGGTACTCGGTGGTTTCTCCAAGAAAGAGACCAAGCGCGTGGAAAAGGAGTACGCCGCGCTGGTCGCGGAGTAG
- a CDS encoding 6-pyruvoyl trahydropterin synthase family protein has product MNHLFVDNLTVIDFAYLDHHRGLVGESWIVDVMLAGELDEQGMVFDFGSVKRTIKRVIDERVDHRLVVPRDQAGLQVREHGDRVELECPLSDGSVITHSSPVEAVLLVGGREVLPSAVSALLQDELRAVLPGNVIGIEVHLREEEIDGPYYHYVHGLKKHLGNCQRIAHGHRSRIQIQRNHARDQQLEREWARRWQDIYIGTEEDISARFVEDEINYVSFTYEANQGEFSLTLSANRVYLMETDTTVELIAAHLADACKRSHSDDEIRVKAFEGVGKGALAIR; this is encoded by the coding sequence ATGAATCACCTTTTCGTCGACAACCTCACCGTTATTGATTTCGCCTACCTGGACCACCATCGTGGTCTCGTGGGTGAAAGCTGGATCGTCGACGTCATGCTCGCGGGCGAACTGGACGAGCAAGGTATGGTCTTCGACTTCGGTTCGGTCAAACGCACCATAAAGCGCGTCATCGACGAACGGGTCGACCACAGGTTGGTCGTACCTCGGGATCAAGCGGGGCTGCAGGTGCGCGAGCACGGTGATCGCGTCGAACTGGAATGCCCCCTGTCCGACGGCAGCGTGATCACCCATAGTTCGCCGGTGGAGGCCGTGCTGCTGGTGGGCGGCCGAGAGGTTCTTCCTTCCGCCGTTTCTGCTCTGTTGCAGGACGAGCTACGCGCCGTACTACCAGGTAACGTCATCGGTATCGAAGTCCACCTGCGGGAGGAAGAGATAGACGGCCCCTACTACCACTACGTGCATGGGCTGAAGAAGCATCTCGGCAATTGTCAGCGCATTGCCCACGGCCACCGTTCACGCATCCAGATCCAGCGCAACCACGCCCGGGATCAGCAATTGGAGCGGGAATGGGCACGTCGCTGGCAAGATATCTACATCGGTACCGAGGAAGATATCAGCGCCCGTTTCGTCGAGGACGAGATCAACTACGTATCCTTCACCTACGAAGCCAACCAGGGTGAATTCAGCCTTACCCTGTCCGCCAACCGCGTCTACCTGATGGAAACGGACACTACCGTCGAGTTGATTGCAGCTCACCTGGCCGATGCCTGTAAACGCAGCCATAGCGACGATGAGATCCGGGTGAAGGCCTTTGAGGGCGTGGGTAAAGGCGCGTTGGCGATTCGGTAG
- a CDS encoding nucleotidyltransferase family protein, with product MQSEIGVLILAAGASRRLGRPKANLQWCGKSLLAHTISQGRRLGSPLHVVTGSHYPLIRFRSVDQPDRWVFNARWPEGMASSLQAGLMSMPGSVKGVYVLLVDQPAIEACFWSGLITAVERSGGGQPVAADLGGFVGAPAYLPRWLWPDIMDLQGDAGAGKLLRSNGAIAVPAPGAKVDVDTRADWLALRQSDRTALNGSE from the coding sequence ATGCAGAGTGAAATTGGTGTCCTGATCCTGGCTGCAGGCGCTTCCCGTCGTTTGGGGCGTCCCAAGGCTAACCTGCAGTGGTGTGGAAAATCCTTACTCGCCCACACCATAAGCCAGGGGCGTCGTCTGGGCTCACCGCTCCACGTTGTGACTGGCAGCCACTATCCCTTGATTCGCTTTCGCAGCGTCGACCAGCCGGATCGCTGGGTGTTCAACGCCCGATGGCCTGAAGGCATGGCGTCTTCCCTGCAGGCGGGCCTGATGTCCATGCCGGGAAGCGTGAAAGGTGTTTATGTGCTGTTGGTTGATCAGCCGGCCATCGAGGCCTGTTTCTGGTCCGGATTGATCACCGCAGTCGAGCGGTCCGGAGGTGGGCAGCCGGTAGCGGCTGACCTGGGAGGATTTGTTGGCGCGCCGGCTTATCTTCCGCGTTGGCTGTGGCCGGATATTATGGATTTGCAGGGAGATGCCGGCGCCGGGAAGCTATTGCGAAGCAATGGAGCAATCGCGGTGCCCGCGCCGGGTGCGAAGGTGGACGTCGATACCCGGGCGGACTGGCTAGCGTTGCGGCAATCCGACCGGACAGCACTGAACGGCTCAGAATAG